tcagtatttaattaagagccagtgccacctgactccacactgagactctcctctcgaaaatcgctgactgcccgcggccgcatttgcagctactcggcataaaaacggagctttccaccatccgcaacctgtggacgcgcccggtagctttcagctaagcttcacgTGATAAcaatgggcaccacacaagtcggagctcaaagttccagcctgtgtggtgctcatagtcatcccgtatcggccgggataGAGTTAAAGAccactttaattggatttttaagCTTGTTATAAATCCAAAtagcaaaattgttaatcaataatacaattTCCTTTATCAATCTGATTTcagcatattttttaattgagtgcacacatttcttaattgaaaatatattttaattttttcagagcaatattgcaatcaaaATGGAATTGAACATATATAGTACAAATTGCCCCATTCCACCCAGCATCCAATGGCAATGCAGAGAGTTTTGTACATTCGTTTAAACTCTTTTTAAGAAACACATTTCTGATGGTAGAAATCAAGAAGAATCCCTACTTCAGTATATTTCGAGTTATCGTTTTACTACATTGTACACGGCAGCCGGTTTAcgcaccagattgacccgatggaatccttcttcggcaagggctgccgcttcagtgtacgTGTTGGTCTTTTTTttcacatcccggagtgccttctccgcacgattctggtccgtgccgggattgaattGATTggtccgatcttgctctggccttacatcattgcgggagtatagtcatagtGATATCTGGAATATcatgctgtgcgaacatagacagcagtgggtcacaagcgtcgtcgttgttattgttgttgttgtagcagtttgttatacactgaggtggcatcccttgccgatgaagaactcaatcgggtcaatccagtaTGTATCGGCTGATTAGGCTGGCTTCAGatagtacaccaatcgccgtaCCAGTAAACTGACACCCGCCTCGGATGtactagttgccgagaggaaattccgatacatcattaacgcagcaccCGCTTGCTTTATACCAGTCGGTCGAATACTCCAAGTTCGGCCAAATTTCCCGGCACAGTCAGTgttactcgcagacgagcgtgatggcaTTCGCTgaacggaccccactaaccctaGAATCAGCGACTTCAATCTACATATTAACGAATGTCATATGacaattcaaaatttggatGTACGGCGTTCAAATCGAATCAGACGTAGACCTAACCATTTTCTTCGTACGATCTGAACGTCAATAGCGGCGTAGAAGTTGATATGTTTGAGTATCTTGcttaatttgtatttgtaatttGTATTATAGTTATCCAAGGTGTCAAAATTGTATGAACTCAATTCATGAGGAATCCATCCTTTATTCCCTGGTTATAATCGAGACATACGTCTGTGATGTTGGAAACAATTCCAACCTAATTGgagttgagccagaactaccctGGCCTAACGAGAGGAAGGTTATTCTGTAGCTATTTTGCTAGTGAATACTATTTAAACCTGCCATCTTGGTGGAGCgaatagaaattttgaacatttttaaatatgttttttctTGATTAACAACCCAATAATTAATAAACTTCTTCCTTCTGGCTCTAATCGGTTCAACCaaatttgcagaaaattgtAAATGTCATGGCGAATCGATTTTTTTTCGCCCTGCTTACAAATTTTGACACATTAAATTCCGAAAAAAATGCTTTGTTCGCCGATGCGGCCaacttataaatacgccttgagttatctttttaaaaaatgttgattgTGTACTGATTTTTCTattcatttttcataaaataaaatcgTTCTCGAATCTTCCTTTGTAATTATAACGGTGAGTATTATGGGGAGATAGTCTGAACCCAAAGAAaggacggcttgccaggatacttcACTCTGGAGATCAGGGAATGCAATGAAATGTCTAGCGAGCTGCTACGCCTCGTTATCCTGATGTAGGCATCGTCAGTCATCACATCATCTCTCACTCACTCTTGAACCCCGGTAGaagggacgacaggacctctgTCTTTTTGGACGATGTAACTGTGACTGAGTCGAAAAGATGCACTaaattgttcaaccgtcaaatTATTGAGCATCCCGATAGTGATAAAGCTAGGAGGCGAGGCATTCGTCGTATcagtggtctccgagccgatggacagccatcataatttaccgtggacaaggttacgaatgtcatccgtggcgcttATTGATTCAATGAGTTGGGCCCCGagggaatctctacattgattcACACCTGTCcgcaacctgtctttgaacaatCTTATAATACACGATGTCGGGAAGATGGGTAGAGTGATCCCGTTACTGAAAGGATTCGAATAAGCCAAGACGCTGGCCACTAGTCTGGTCatccgagcctcgttggagaatttcctcaacaactgctttgcatgccatcactgcACACATTTGCTGTGCCTTCAATAAGCCCACGCCATGCGATAGGCATTCGATACGGTTGGCCattccaaactatttgaggacatcgtcaaCGCGTCCCTtcagccaggcttgaaacgctgggtagcgaattatctgtgtggtcgccagtcatttgtggaattcgAGGATAAGAAGtcggcatagagatcgtttcATATACGGACGATTGTACGGTCATGGAAACAGGCCCACACCCATCGTTGACATCTACGATAGAACAAACGTCTACCTTAACGAACTTgccgcttatttcgctgcaGGGGGTATGCCACCGAATCTTCAGCCCCATTGTTCATTATATACAAGAATGAGGTGGGTAAAGAGCTGAATGTAATTGTCCCAAAATAATTAGTGTCACATCTGatagctcttacaaattctTTTCACATGCTACCGCAATTTGCCATAGTCAGATATAGAAACAAGGTCTTTAGCTCACTTTCTGGAAgaacttggggtgctgacaaagaaactttcttgtacaaagcaattggccgctCGGTGATAAGTTATACAGCGCCAGTGCggtctcgtcagctatgtgacgcagtggaataatattcagatctgtcaggaTGCCGCTCTTTGAACTACGACGGGCTGTCTTGTCTGTTCTCGCGTGAACCACTTGCATCATCAGACAAAGATCCTAAccatgcgaagacataactacatgctgtctaagcaacaccttttgggctgttatcgcagagaccatccaaatcatattGTTGATAGAAATCCAGTGTCAGAATCCGGCGTcagtgaataaaaataaatattactttGTTTTGTAAATCTGAACGCATTAATTACTGTTTATTGTGCTGTAGTTGGTGGATTTCTCTGAGGAGGACAGAGTCTACGATTTCATGGCCGAAAGTATTAAATGTCTTGCTGCGCTTCGATATATGTGGTTGGTTTTGGATATGTATGGAGAGCTGCAAATAACAAATGAATTTACGTGCAAAAAAGTTTTCTAACTGACAGCAACAGTAAATGGCTAACAAGTTGGCAGTGGTAAAAAGAATCTAAAGTTCggcaattttatatatttatctcCTTTCAAGCTATGTATGTATACTGTGACTACAAACTACAAATTTAGGTTTTGGCATTCATGTGTGCAAATAAATGCATAACAATCCAAAGATACCGTTCTCGATGATAACAGAGCTATCGAATATTATTTCGAAGAAACGAAACTCGATATCGAGTCTCGTGATTCGAAAAATGTACAATTCGATTGAAAATCTCGAAATCGTATGCCGTGATTAGGGCCCTGGATATTttacagaatcaagcagacgaaagatagaacacaacacactcctACAATCACAGCAACAAGTGCTACAATGATaggacaaataaaaaaatattcttaataGGGTCTttgaaaacatttgttttttaattcatGAATTTTTATCAGTGCATAGGAGTTGGCTAATTAGGTGACCAACTCTGTATTTTACCTAGAACAGACCTTTAACAATATAtcccataattttcaaaatagcaGGCGAAATAGTAATCGGTCGCAAATCCTAAAAGGACTACAAGATTTTGGTACGGACAGCACACTCCTGAAATTCCACGCTGTCGGAAAAACGGAAGTTATAGGACTTTATTAATCAAAATGAGTAAATAGGTATCGTATAAGTAGGGAACGTAATTTTACCGGTATGCTATCAAATCCAACAGATGATGACTTAACCAATTTATATTTCGTATCCATAAACGCAATTAAAAGAACTTTGATAACTACCACTCTTCGACTCAAAATCGGGAACAGCTACACCAGCTTTTCACACTTTCCTTGTTAAAATCCGTTTGCAGCCAAAAGGTTGGATCAAGAAATATTCAATGAATTGTTTGTCATATACCCTCGTATTTCTTgagaaaatcatattttttgtCAGATCTGCATACCAACCATTCGCCGTTTTGGCACCTATAGGGAACCAAACACTCTTTGACTTTGTTATGTTTATATTTTCAGTGTTATTAACTGAATAGGGATAATGAATTTTGCATACTTCGTAAATATAACCCGTTTTATAACTTATTGCTCTAAGCTTAAATAAAAATGTGGAGCTTCCTACTTTAAAGGCATTGGGATTCTTTGGCTTCTATAACAATAAATGAGAATAATTTTTAgaatcatttaaaaattttgtcggtTGGCTGGTTAGACATTACCACCCAAACAAAAATGAAACATAATGTTCAAAAGCTAGTCCTTTAGGAATATATAATGTAATAAAACATAAATTATTTAAAGGAAATAACTTTCAGGCATGCATTTAAGTTTGATACTTCGAGAAAATTAATTCAGGTTAAGATAGTATTCTTACATGTATCAAAAAATAAAGAGTAAACTTCCAGTTATACAAAAAATTgtggacatttttttttcgtttggtaTATTTATGGGACATAATTAGCATTCCGTTAAACATAACACTAAGATTAGTTTTGTTGTTTGATACAGTTCGGACTATTCCGATAGCAATGTTACAATTGCACAACAAACCTATATAAGATACAGAAGATATTTTGAGCTCTAAAACAAATTATGCAGGCAATTGAAGTTTTTTTCCCTTCAGCACTTTGGTAATGTAGAGATAGAAAAAATCACAATATAAAATGGTTTGGACAATTCCAGCACAAATCGCTATAAGGTCATAATGCGATTCCACAATGTAACGATATACCCAGTTCAGCAAGTACAATGCACGATATGAACCCAATGCAAATAAATAATGGCTGGTAATCGATTCTGCTTCTCCCGTTTTGCTGACCAAGAATAGTTGGGGCAAAATAGCAACTGATTCCAAGTATATAGAAAACGTCCATAATATCTCCATTACAGTATATTCGTGGTTAATTAATAGTGACAATAGCAGACACGGCACAAGAAGAAACTCCACGCGAAAAGAATCGTGGTTTTGGTCATATGTGGCTTTAAATTTTATGTACATGAGATATACTGTCGCTCCTGATGATGCCAGAAATAGTACCTTCATCACAGAGTTGTACAAACTGACGTACGTTGTAAACAAATCCAAGTACCTTGTCAGATACACAACTGAAAAAAGGATTTGCGACTTTCCGGAAATTCCAGCACATGATCTagttttccaaattttcaagaGCAAAATTATAATAGCGAAAACGTGCGCTAAATCACCAGCTAATCGGAATATATTCATTTCTAAGGTTGGGTTGATATGGATCCAAAACTTCCAAGTAGCCGATAAAGAGTTATAATGACACACTCAAATCAATGTTTATAAGAGTTTGACTGCAAATACAAAATGTGTTTATTGAGATTAAATTTGACATATTAACAACGAACCAAATCTTTATCCTTAAATATTACAGACAATATATCAATACACCAGCTCTAAACAACAAAATTGAGAAAATTGTGAAGACGGCGAAGAAAGTGACGTGGCCGCCTATAAACGCTATATTTGCATGGATCAGCCTTAAGAAGTACATACTACAAGCATGTCTGTCAAAATATATTACGGTTTACAGATAGGCAAATTTATACAAGGTAAAACCATGTTTACACTTGAAGCAAACCTAAatttgcgacgagatttcggATATATCGTATTTTGCAACGAGATTTCCCATAAATTTTCAGTGAGAGCAAAACAACTTATTTGAGGAATTTTGCATTAAATCTCCCTCGAAATTCAAGTGCAGCACAGCGTTTGTATTACATACCGATTATTATCGGTAGTTATGGACAGCCCCTTTTCCCATAAACGGCGGAAACAGCATTGTTCCGCCATCTTAGAGTTGTCATACTATATACAGATTTATATAACATTACCATCCTGTGACTACAGCcactacaatatatatatatatatataagaggaATCATTACAATTGTCAGGTGTGGCGTGTAACTTATTCACCTATACGTTTTGAAGCGAAGAAAATAACAAGATCTCTTATATATCGAGAGATGAAAATAGATTTGCGTTCAAGCCGACAGACGAGTTCGTTGACTGCCGCTGGAATTGCATTTCCACAAAAGGCAACTTTGAGCCAGGATAGGTAAggtttagacgttttcgtccattgtgataccattaaaccatccagatcgccttaaaaatcccaacaacttgcgaatcttcacatccgctaaatcagactggttctcaaagaaatgaggacctaaagtggaactctttctgactgcagtgcgggacacatgcataggtgttttatagtctcttcttctttgatgtcctcacagcttctgcaaaaatcgttggTGGCAACCTTCAGGCTGTTAGCGTGTTTTcacattagacagtgacctgtcatgacggacacaatgactgaaacgtctgttctagccaatgacagcaaagcagtagacctcttcaagtctagattaggccatatagttttggaatgctcacagcccctccttgtgaccatctaccattcgttgcccttcgggcctggtcctgaaaacataaCTTACATGCCTGGaaaatcggatattgtatcaaggataacacaatgtccgtagccgccacatgaccaatgtgAAAGTTTCTTTAACCTCATtgtagtggtcgctgcaatttgggtagccacaatgtccaccATCCACCAAGCcaacctttggatccggttaagtattgagtagtaggtggatttttgaagcgccgtccaccagaccacagcaccatatagcatttaaggtctaacaactgcagtatatggcCAACGCATGACACGATCAGGGGGATTTtaagtctcctgcaatccgccagattttagcgatgtggtcgataattcctcaggcaagtgCTCAGCaaaaactgctgagtcgtctcctgattccccaaccccaccgcttctatagaccttcagattctacttgttgaatccgtaggatacaaccccttcagacttgttgaggtctgcgagacagctaGAGTTGAGTAccaatactgcatgtctccggtcaccatcagcctcatccaatctaccaatcttacagtcggtggttgaaagtttgggattacattcccttagtcttccaagtatcgcttcagaatctgagggaatccttggtatccaagcatgcgcgattggtcgagaaggaatatcttacttcttgactaaatctattgcagcacctggccagatctcaccaattttttttagcgCACTACGatgcatttcaattgagcgtttatcgccgaaggcaattagcctgactcggcctcgataccaacctgcatcgttacaaactggaggagacacatgaaattccgcaaggacatcggagtatactgatgacagtccattgactgtCCCACtacaattattcctaggtatgcagccctgttcttctcccttgtcgacaaatGACACCAACAAACTGTGCCTAGCGATATAAGCAAAGTTTCTTAGTCCCAttttactgttgttcgccctagatCATTTAGGCATGGGGTGCACTttaggtgaccgcagccttttggctgacttcggtgcagtttccgaatctagacgtgtagtcctTGGGGTAGCTTGTGCAGCGAATTCACTCcttattagtgagagtcttaggatcattcgcaccaagcctctcaataagctTGAGAGCGATGcctcttctattattccaacctcttaaagagcgtgttggtttccCGGGGAAGGCCCATGGCCTTGGCAAAtgataggcatgcgaagaaggaataggttcggccttgtcctttatactcgaaccaggtgtcttcgtcaaaggCCCcagctgaccagtcgtctgtcggctagtggagcctggagcagccgctccaccagtccaggtttcagtagcagacaacatgctacggcctgataccaccaccgcagctgttgggtctttggagtgcATTCTAAGCCTACCCCAGGGCTCTACAAATGCCGTTCCATTGGAAACAGGCGCAGATcttcaaccgcctaatggataccccTATTGCAGCTATCCTGGagtgatttaaatttttcttccaaaaataatgacctatttcaagttacaggaaaattcttgcggaaaTAATAATACTTTGAGCCAACTACGAGGTCTATCCAGTATGACTTATGCGAGGTTACAAACCCGCTGACACCGAATTCATGGACATCAATACTGCTGCCACCGAGTCCACTGGCGTCTAATCCGCTGCTTCCATATATGCGGCCATCTATCCTGCTGTCACTGTCTTTGAAACCGATGACACTGAACCCTCGGCTGTCGTTCCTACCACCACTGTGGCCGCTCCAATTAAATTCAATTCTGATGTCATTAAATATGCTGCTAACAAAATCATCTCCTGATATGCCGATTATATGAAACACGCAAGTAATGCATATGCTGAGAATGTTCCGAAAACTGTTACTCTAGTCGACAGCGACAACTACGACCAAGTATACAACGTATGGACCCAATATAttgtaatacacacacacaaccaaaacaccacacacacacaaacacacatggtagtttcgttgggggtagataAAAATAAGGCGACTGCTGCTAAAACCCATGACGATGAAATTCGCCGTTACGATCGTTCGAAGTTTGGAAATTATCGAAATGTTCGAAACCGAAACGACGGCCGAACTCTTGCTTTAAATCTGCAGAAAtgggaaattttcaaaagagcTGCCCGAATATGAAGAATTATTCTTCCGCTTTAATTGAAGTTTCTAAGGATGAAGATCCAATAGATGTATATCAAACGGGAAGTGTTGCCTTCAGTAAGCTAAATAAACGATGATGGAGCCGTCATGCCAATAATCATTGGTAGAGACACACTCTCCTACCGGAGAAGGAAACAATCAGTGTGCTTATGAAGTTTGATTTACCAAAGGATCTGCCTGAATTGGGGAATGTTTCAACCGGCATGAGTAATATTTATTTTGCCTTATGCCGGGGACGATATTGATAATGAGGGGGGCCTCGTGAGGGTGGAATGGGTGGTAAGTTGTAGGTGGAATGGGTGGTGAGTTATGTCAACGAAGAGACTTTCTGAGTGGGATGCTATCGAGATGGAGGTAGTGGAGGAGAACGACGAGAGTCAGGAAGTGACGCAAGTAATTTGTTGTGTTAAAGGTGATCGAGTAGTCAACATTGAGAGTGGATAAGGGGCGCGGTTTGGCCGTAAGGTCAATTGTCGACTGTATTTGTAATGATGAGGGGAATATGGTCTACGAACCGGTGGATTATTGTATGAGGACAAGATTTTCGAATGATATACCTGTGTCTAGTTAGCTtgtaaccgttgagtggagcggaagtGTTTTCAATTCGCTcctcgaagaaaaaaaattcccatctcgtaataggtacctattaagaacaattttaaagcctttcaggagtaggcttgaaatgaactccaaagacacaacggctgcgttggtggTAACAGACCGTAGCatgcgatggctttgctaagttcACAAGCAggccgagaaagcgatccggtgcacgacgatgGAAACACAGGAGTGTGTATcagcagcgcaatcgggcgaaagtgcaggatgctggaagggatagaactgacattccaagcacttctacggaagttgTAAAAAGACTCAGATCTCCCGAtgagcataacactgccaaaATGTTGAAGAAGGAAAAGAGCCCCCCGCTTTCATGTACTCTGTCTcagaccaagccagccatcccgcaatggacagtgtcctgcggaggtagacaaaagCGGAACAGGAACAAAGGTAGCGCGCACGGACCCTGAGTCTTcgtggaggactgtgacttccaaaaggatgccacagccatcacggaacgggaagatggtcgctgagaatggtaaggagccgtcctcttacgccagagtggcaaggaagcacaatagAGATGAGCTGATTTACGCAGTCTTCAATATCGGCTGTGGATCACATAGAAtttcaccagatcatcggtcccaattgaaggatctggttaacgagcggatttgAATTAAATACTAGGtttgattaaaaaatttgtacattcaattaaaaaaaattgctgaaatcggtcctaTAAAGGAGTTTGTGTTATTAAtttacaattttgcaatttggatttatgataagcccaaaaatccaattaaagtaatTATTAACTCCATAAACCAATAATTTGAAAGATGTCCTTTCTTTTAagcaactttttttctatttaataataaataattgatgtttttgacatgaataaaaaatttccacTTCATTGAAATAAATTGcgtaaaaacataaaatataaaGCATAAAAGTATaaataaggaggccaccgttgcgcagaggttagcatgtccgcatatgacgctgaacgcctgggttcgaatcctgtcagtGGTGTTTTTGCCTTCCTAATTTTTGccacatttgagaggtactataccatgtaaagcttctccaaagatgtgtcgcagtgcggcacgccgttcggactcgggtataaaaaggaggccccttatcattgatcttaaacttgaatcgaactgcactcattgaaatgtgagaatttgcccttgttccttagtgaaatgttcatgggcaaaacttgatattaagcctttgacatttagatgtactgcaaaatgaaaacaaaaataaaaaattgtactaAGCTGCTCGCATGACTTCATCTTATTGTACATCCTGCGTATTTATGTATATtgcccagagttgtcaacatcGGATgaaacagtgatgagacagggagacgatggagcatacctggcatcactgcctttcgactctccatCACCCCCATAAAATAACTACCAGGTAATGTACCGTAAACAGTTGGGTACAACTTTTTCGCGCGAAGTGCAcaatctgtcaacgagttttagttgtgtgtgtgtattatagttaaaaaCAGCACAAGTTGTAGCAAACTACAGtagttacatacacaaaatcagagatgcactaatcactgacttttacagattgtgcactcaatattttttgttggttaACTGCCAATACCTgtgaatgaatatatcttggtaccACCCCACGAAATgaggtgagagttcgcatcgaaTCGAATTAGGTTGGTACTAAATTCGGTTTTcgcggtgaaactccatataaaaaaatgagaggaaaatattgatgaaaagtgttcgtttcgctacaacttgttttttcatctaggggaAAGTTATGCCCAAAAAGAGCACAAACACTGTCGCTTCTAATTGTAGCTAAGTGTTTGTTAGCGTTATTTACTCGgggtggaaaaaaatatttgtggatgcataaacaagaaactatttgtatataaatataaaaatataaattattatcttctaaaataagtaaaaaataaatgtttcttttataaCAACAAATCTGTATGAAATAAGAACTTTCTGAAAGTGTTATGCTTTTGGTctattacaacaacattatttttataaaagtggaagatgctgtcgaaggcttttggaaagttgtgatttttttattttgtttttacaaataaaagccgaattcgtttctttttaaatagttttgtgttttattatttattaatttcgaaGCGGTAGGTTATGGTTGAAATTGCaacaacatattgggttgcccaaaaagtaattgcggatttttcatatagtcggcgttgacaaattttttcacagcttgtgactctgtaattgcattctttcttctgtcagttatcagctgttacttttagcttgctttagaaaaaagtgtaaagaaagtatatttgattaaagttcattctaagttttatcaaaaatgcatttactttcttttaaaaaatccgcaattactttttgggcaacccaatatatgaatttgagtacggtccacacactcacatatgtatgtaaacATGTGTGGTTGGTGCcatatgaatttttatttgtaagtggcaacattttggccaaagaaaccaaaaaatgtggtaaccttgtcaaaccaccgaaagaacgatttatggaaaatttagcCCACAAAAAAACGGGTACCAGACTTTACTACAAAagaaggccgactatctggcgcctcgtctggccactattttcacagcgtgcctagggcttgcatatactccgaaagcctggcaggaggcaagggtgatgtttatacaccaaaggcctacagacatataacccttacgtcctttctactcagaACCATGgagcgtattgtggacaccatgataaaaagtACGACATccggcgaactgctcaaatacaaacagcatgcctatgtcaagggaaggccgGTGGAGATTGCCCTACAtgatgcggaccgacacactgatccaacccTTAgcccagtaccgggtggacacggtccttagagactggataaaccatatgctaaggaacaggtggataaattgtgtgtcccatgacataaatatgagggagaaagtggcgcAAGGCACTCCAAAGATTTATCAATAGGGTGCTTAAGCAATTTATTGACGCGGGGCAGATTGTCGTGTATTTGGATGATATTATAATAGCGACGGCTACTTTTGAGggacatttaaggattttgaaagGAGTTTTGTGGACTTTGCGGAAGGCTGGCTTGCGGTTGAATAGGGAGAAGTATACATTTTGTTATCAGGAATTGGACTAATTAGGGTATAAGGTGAATGAAATGGGACTTCGTCCTAACGGTGATGACATAGAGACTACTCAACAGTGTCGAGTACCGACTAGCAGGGATGAGTTAGAAAGGTGTCTGGGGCTGTTTTCATATTTCGCCGATTTGTTCCGGAATAGCTAGACCGTTGACCAATTTGAAGATCAAGGATATTAACAGGACAGATGAGTGTGCCGAGACATTTGCCACCTTGAGGGATAAATTAGTGAATGGACCGGTTTTTGCAATATAAAATCTGGACAGGGAGACGGAGTTGCACACTGATGGTTGCTTGAGAGGTTTTGGTTCAGTGTTTTTACAGAAACAGGTATATTCAGAAACAAGTCGGCTGTTATATACGTCTTATGACTGGACACTATGTTCGGGATCTTCGAGATACCATCGATCTTACCCAGGTCAGCCTTAAACTTTCCCCCAGGTTTAGGGTAAGGTTGGCATTAGACAGAAGATCACCAACCTTGCGCAACAGGCTCAAATGAGTATCGAAACCAGCGAAAAACACTAGCAAATCGTCTAAGTAGACGAAGACACGCTGACGCATTCCGGAAAGACAACCTTATCTATTAACCGAAATAACCGTCGAGCTGTATTGCACAGTCCAAACGGTATGA
The Stomoxys calcitrans chromosome 3, idStoCalc2.1, whole genome shotgun sequence genome window above contains:
- the LOC106090355 gene encoding ER lumen protein-retaining receptor, with protein sequence MNIFRLAGDLAHVFAIIILLLKIWKTRSCAGISGKSQILFSVVYLTRYLDLFTTYVSLYNSVMKVLFLASSGATVYLMYIKFKATYDQNHDSFRVEFLLVPCLLLSLLINHEYTVMEILWTFSIYLESVAILPQLFLVSKTGEAESITSHYLFALGSYRALYLLNWVYRYIVESHYDLIAICAGIVQTILYCDFFYLYITKVLKGKKLQLPA